A part of Micromonospora chersina genomic DNA contains:
- a CDS encoding response regulator, translating to MVRAGVRAILAADPGIEVVGEAGDGHAAVELVRAHRPRVALLDIRMPRQDGLAAAAEIRRLVPETASVMLTTFGDDDLISRALGHGASGFLLKSGDPRELLAGLRAVADGGAYLSPRVARRVIELSGGRLARGPYARDRLAGLTDREREVLALVGAGLSNAEIARRLHLVEGTVKSYLTSIFTRLDVRNRVQAAILAYEAGLVPPTG from the coding sequence ATGGTCCGCGCCGGGGTGCGGGCCATCCTGGCCGCCGACCCGGGCATCGAGGTGGTGGGCGAGGCGGGCGACGGCCACGCGGCCGTGGAGCTGGTGCGGGCGCACCGGCCCCGGGTGGCGCTGCTGGACATCCGGATGCCCCGGCAGGACGGGCTGGCCGCGGCGGCGGAGATCCGGCGGCTGGTGCCGGAGACCGCCAGCGTCATGCTCACCACGTTCGGCGACGACGACCTGATCTCCCGGGCACTCGGTCACGGGGCGAGCGGGTTCCTGCTGAAGTCCGGCGATCCCCGGGAGCTGCTGGCGGGCCTCCGCGCGGTGGCCGACGGCGGGGCGTACCTGTCGCCGCGGGTGGCGCGCCGGGTCATCGAGCTCAGCGGCGGCCGGCTGGCCCGCGGCCCGTACGCGCGGGACCGGCTGGCCGGGTTGACCGACCGGGAGCGGGAGGTGCTCGCCCTGGTCGGGGCGGGCCTGTCCAACGCCGAGATCGCCCGCCGGCTGCACCTCGTCGAGGGCACCGTGAAGAGCTACCTGACCAGCATCTTCACCCGGCTGGACGTGCGCAACCGGGTGCAGGCGGCGATCCTCGCGTACGAGGCGGGGCTGGTCCCGCCGACCGGCTGA
- a CDS encoding cytochrome P450, which yields MLFRGWGESVDGPWPDAAAVVDHVGVPHLVVTRHALVRRLLTDPETFRPDNALDAVTPIPVAALRVLAGHRFRLPPTLANNASASHPEIRAIVAEALHPDRVAAQQPWLTDLVRERVTRLAAALAAGEPVDLYAGLAADLPLLVLARLVELPDAPVGAVKDFARAALELFWAPLDGTRQLALAAEVGRFHTVLRAFAATGGGLAARLRAAGHSPDVVVGALFFLLVAGQETTSQFLTLLLHRLAGEPAVRAGLRAGEIRVADVVEEGLRLEPPIVTWRRVAAVDTTLGEVEVPAGTSIVAWLARAGRDPAVVAAPGEFRPGQRGSRRHLAFGAGPHRCVGAHLARMEAAVVVAEAATLLDGVTVVRPPWCPDNLTFRMPDAFVVRRT from the coding sequence GTGCTGTTCCGGGGCTGGGGGGAGTCCGTCGACGGTCCGTGGCCCGACGCGGCCGCCGTGGTCGACCACGTCGGCGTGCCGCACCTGGTGGTGACCCGGCACGCGCTGGTCCGGCGGCTGCTCACCGACCCGGAGACGTTCCGGCCGGACAACGCCCTCGACGCGGTGACCCCGATACCGGTGGCCGCGCTGCGGGTGCTCGCCGGGCACCGGTTCCGGCTGCCGCCGACGCTCGCGAACAACGCGTCGGCCAGCCACCCGGAGATCCGCGCGATCGTCGCCGAGGCGCTGCACCCGGACCGCGTGGCCGCCCAGCAGCCGTGGCTCACCGACCTGGTCCGGGAGCGGGTGACCCGGCTCGCCGCGGCCCTCGCCGCGGGCGAGCCCGTCGACCTGTACGCCGGGCTCGCCGCCGACCTGCCGCTGCTGGTGCTGGCCCGGTTGGTCGAGCTGCCGGACGCCCCGGTCGGCGCGGTCAAGGACTTCGCCCGGGCCGCCCTGGAGCTGTTCTGGGCGCCCCTGGACGGGACCCGGCAGCTCGCCCTCGCCGCCGAGGTGGGCCGGTTCCACACCGTGCTCCGCGCGTTCGCCGCCACCGGGGGCGGGCTGGCCGCCCGGCTGCGCGCCGCCGGGCACTCCCCCGACGTGGTGGTCGGCGCGCTGTTCTTCCTGCTGGTCGCCGGCCAGGAGACCACCTCGCAGTTCCTCACCCTGCTGCTGCACCGGCTGGCCGGCGAGCCGGCCGTGCGGGCCGGCCTGCGCGCCGGCGAGATCCGCGTCGCCGACGTGGTCGAGGAGGGGCTGCGGCTGGAGCCGCCGATCGTCACCTGGCGGCGGGTGGCCGCCGTCGACACCACCCTCGGCGAGGTCGAGGTACCGGCCGGCACCAGCATCGTCGCCTGGCTGGCCCGGGCCGGCCGGGACCCGGCCGTGGTGGCCGCGCCCGGCGAGTTCCGGCCCGGCCAGCGCGGCTCCCGCCGGCACCTGGCCTTCGGGGCCGGCCCGCACCGGTGCGTCGGGGCGCACCTGGCCCGAATGGAGGCGGCCGTCGTGGTGGCCGAGGCCGCCACGCTGCTCGACGGGGTGACAGTGGTCCGCCCGCCGTGGTGCCCGGACAATCTCACCTTCCGGATGCCCGACGCGTTCGTGGTCCGCCGGACCTGA
- a CDS encoding ABC transporter ATP-binding protein: MITLRGLTKRFGAATAVDDLTVEIRPGQVTGFLGPNGAGKSTTMRMVLGLDRPTAGQALVNGRPYLELRHPLHEVGALLDATGVHPARSGRAHLVAMARSNGIPGRRVDEVLDLVGLDGRAAGKPGRALSLGMGQRLGIAGALLGDPPVLLLDEPVNGLDPDGVRWIRRFTRGLADEGRTVLISSHLMSEMQQTADRVVVLGRGRLVADAPLAELIAARPASSVRVRGPEPAGLAALEARLAAEGATVDADGDGLTVTGVTAGRVGDLAYELGVRLHELTPVAASLEEAFLELTAGSVEYAAGPTGGETR; the protein is encoded by the coding sequence ATGATCACACTTCGTGGGTTGACGAAACGGTTCGGCGCGGCCACCGCGGTCGACGACCTGACCGTCGAGATCCGACCGGGGCAGGTGACCGGCTTCCTCGGCCCGAACGGCGCGGGCAAGTCCACCACCATGCGGATGGTGCTCGGGCTCGACCGGCCGACCGCCGGGCAGGCCCTGGTCAACGGCCGGCCGTACCTTGAGCTGCGGCACCCGCTGCACGAGGTCGGCGCGCTGCTCGACGCCACCGGCGTGCACCCGGCCCGCTCCGGCCGGGCGCACCTGGTGGCCATGGCCCGCAGCAACGGGATCCCGGGCCGGCGGGTGGACGAGGTGCTGGACCTGGTCGGGCTGGACGGGCGGGCCGCCGGCAAGCCGGGACGCGCGCTGTCGCTGGGCATGGGCCAGCGGCTCGGCATCGCCGGGGCGCTGCTCGGCGACCCGCCCGTGCTGCTGCTCGACGAGCCGGTCAACGGGCTCGACCCCGATGGGGTGCGGTGGATCCGCCGGTTCACCCGGGGCCTCGCCGACGAGGGCCGCACCGTGCTGATCTCCAGCCACCTCATGAGCGAGATGCAGCAGACCGCCGACCGGGTCGTGGTGCTCGGCCGGGGCCGGCTGGTCGCCGACGCGCCGCTCGCCGAGCTGATCGCCGCCCGCCCGGCCAGCTCGGTCCGGGTACGCGGGCCCGAGCCCGCCGGCCTCGCGGCGCTGGAGGCGCGGCTGGCCGCCGAGGGGGCGACTGTCGACGCCGACGGGGACGGGCTGACCGTCACGGGCGTCACGGCCGGCCGGGTCGGTGACCTCGCGTACGAGCTGGGGGTGCGGTTGCACGAGCTGACCCCGGTGGCGGCCTCCCTGGAGGAGGCGTTCCTGGAACTGACCGCCGGCAGCGTGGAGTACGCGGCCGGCCCGACCGGAGGCGAGACCCGATGA
- a CDS encoding DUF6458 family protein yields the protein MGIGTSIFLIAVGAILTFALDASIGGVNLDVVGWILMAAGVLGLIMTTLVWGRRREVVTTAEPVEYRRVEERRDVTPPL from the coding sequence GTGGGTATCGGAACGAGCATTTTCCTGATCGCGGTGGGCGCGATCCTCACCTTCGCGCTGGACGCCAGCATCGGCGGGGTCAACCTGGACGTCGTCGGCTGGATCCTGATGGCGGCCGGTGTCCTGGGCCTGATCATGACGACGCTGGTCTGGGGCCGCCGCCGCGAGGTGGTCACCACCGCCGAGCCGGTCGAGTACCGGCGGGTCGAGGAGCGCCGGGACGTGACCCCGCCGCTGTGA
- a CDS encoding isocitrate lyase/PEP mutase family protein — MNEHHTRALHFRSLHVPGEPLVLVNAWDAASARIVAAAGARAVATTSAGVAWSRGVPDGDALGRETAVDVVRRVAAAVPLPVTADIESGYGDTADEVATTVAAVLAAGAVGVNVEDARHAEGAPLRPVEEQSARLAAVRSAADRAGIPLYVNARVDTFLRGVGGIEETVARAGAYLAAGADGIFVPGVVDPDTVAALVAAIPAPLNVLAGPGAPPVAALAKLGVARVSLGSSVAEAAYAVARRAAEEAFTAGTYGALADALDYGTLNDLMR; from the coding sequence GTGAACGAACACCACACCCGAGCCCTGCACTTCCGCTCCCTGCACGTCCCCGGCGAGCCGCTGGTCCTCGTCAACGCCTGGGACGCGGCGAGCGCCCGGATCGTCGCCGCGGCCGGCGCCCGCGCGGTCGCCACCACCAGCGCGGGCGTCGCCTGGAGCCGCGGCGTCCCGGACGGCGACGCCCTCGGCCGCGAGACCGCCGTCGACGTCGTCCGCCGCGTCGCCGCCGCGGTGCCGCTGCCGGTCACCGCCGACATCGAGTCCGGGTACGGCGACACCGCCGACGAGGTCGCCACGACGGTTGCCGCGGTGCTCGCGGCGGGCGCCGTCGGGGTGAACGTCGAGGACGCCCGGCACGCCGAGGGCGCGCCGCTGCGCCCGGTCGAGGAGCAGTCCGCCCGGCTGGCCGCCGTCCGGTCCGCCGCGGACCGGGCCGGGATCCCGCTGTACGTCAACGCGCGCGTCGACACCTTCCTGCGCGGCGTCGGCGGGATCGAGGAGACGGTGGCGCGGGCCGGGGCGTACCTGGCGGCCGGAGCGGACGGGATCTTCGTGCCCGGGGTGGTCGACCCGGACACCGTGGCCGCCCTGGTCGCCGCGATCCCGGCGCCGCTGAACGTGCTGGCCGGGCCGGGGGCCCCGCCGGTGGCGGCGCTGGCGAAGCTCGGGGTGGCCCGGGTGAGCCTCGGTTCCTCGGTCGCCGAGGCCGCGTACGCGGTGGCCCGGCGGGCCGCCGAGGAGGCGTTCACCGCCGGGACGTACGGCGCGCTGGCCGACGCGCTCGACTACGGCACGCTCAACGACCTGATGCGCTGA
- a CDS encoding class I SAM-dependent methyltransferase — MSDLSAAFVRLHARLTPVAFVPEVRLHQADEPIGLWELTEGEFRSAQPPPFWAFAWAGGQALARYVTDHPELVAGRRVLDLASGSGLVAIAAARGGAASVRAVEVDERAVAAVALNAEANGVRVDAELGDILDGDAGGAEVVLAGDVFYSEAMARRMLRFLLRAARSGARVLVGDPGRAFLPRERFHELAAYEVPVPEALESVRVKHTTVWELDPAPPGAAR, encoded by the coding sequence GTGTCCGACCTGTCCGCGGCCTTCGTCCGGCTGCACGCCCGGCTCACCCCTGTCGCCTTCGTCCCCGAGGTGCGGCTGCACCAGGCCGACGAGCCGATCGGCCTCTGGGAGCTGACCGAGGGCGAGTTCCGCAGCGCCCAACCACCGCCCTTCTGGGCGTTCGCCTGGGCGGGTGGCCAGGCCCTCGCCCGCTACGTCACCGACCACCCCGAGCTGGTCGCCGGCCGCCGGGTGCTCGACCTCGCCTCCGGCTCCGGCCTGGTCGCCATCGCCGCCGCTCGGGGCGGTGCGGCAAGCGTCCGGGCCGTCGAGGTGGACGAGCGGGCCGTGGCGGCCGTCGCGCTCAACGCCGAGGCCAACGGGGTACGCGTCGACGCCGAACTCGGCGACATCCTGGACGGCGACGCCGGAGGCGCCGAGGTGGTGCTGGCCGGTGACGTCTTCTACAGCGAGGCGATGGCCCGCCGGATGCTGCGCTTCCTCCTCCGGGCCGCCCGGTCCGGGGCCCGGGTGCTGGTCGGCGACCCCGGCCGGGCGTTCCTGCCCCGCGAGCGCTTCCACGAGCTGGCCGCGTACGAGGTGCCGGTGCCGGAGGCGCTGGAGAGCGTACGGGTGAAGCACACCACCGTCTGGGAGCTGGACCCGGCTCCGCCGGGAGCCGCCCGCTAG
- the bioD gene encoding dethiobiotin synthase, whose amino-acid sequence MTNGWTGPVLVTGTDTEVGKTVVTAAIAAAAQAAGLRVAVVKPGQTGTATGDPGDVDSVNRLAAPLTGRTLASYPDPLAPLAAARVAELEPLELYTAVDAVREEADKHDLVLVEGAGGLLVPMGLRPSGEPWTVADLAVSLGAPAVVVARAGLGTLNHTALTLEALERRAIPAGVVIGAWPAEPELVHWLNLSDLVPNLLGAVPMGAGGMDPGVFRRSAPGWLTPALYGVLDDWRAWAEEIS is encoded by the coding sequence ATGACGAACGGCTGGACCGGGCCGGTGCTGGTGACCGGCACGGACACCGAGGTGGGCAAGACCGTGGTGACCGCGGCGATCGCCGCCGCCGCGCAGGCCGCCGGGCTGCGGGTCGCGGTGGTCAAACCCGGCCAGACGGGTACGGCCACCGGCGACCCCGGCGACGTCGACTCGGTGAACCGGCTGGCCGCCCCGCTCACCGGCCGGACCCTGGCCAGCTACCCGGACCCGCTCGCCCCGCTCGCCGCGGCCCGGGTCGCCGAGCTGGAGCCGCTGGAGCTCTACACCGCTGTCGACGCCGTCCGCGAGGAGGCCGACAAGCACGACCTGGTGCTCGTCGAGGGGGCCGGCGGGCTGCTCGTACCCATGGGTCTGCGCCCGTCGGGCGAGCCCTGGACGGTGGCCGACCTCGCGGTGTCGCTGGGCGCGCCGGCCGTGGTGGTGGCCCGCGCCGGGCTGGGCACGCTCAACCACACGGCGCTGACCCTGGAGGCCCTGGAACGACGGGCCATCCCGGCCGGCGTGGTGATCGGCGCCTGGCCGGCCGAGCCGGAGCTGGTGCACTGGCTCAACCTGTCCGACCTGGTGCCGAACCTGCTGGGGGCGGTGCCGATGGGCGCCGGCGGGATGGACCCGGGGGTGTTCCGCCGGTCCGCACCGGGCTGGCTCACCCCGGCGCTCTACGGCGTCCTCGACGACTGGCGCGCCTGGGCCGAGGAGATCAGCTGA
- a CDS encoding ABC transporter permease, with the protein MTALPTRTPTRPASRPAPARGPFTGAVAAEWTKLWSVRSTWSTLLAATLTMAATAGQLAIYAVNANTDDDPGVNPGIVDVGEVVTGALDLTQYVVLALGLFAITSEFATGTIRTTLRCTPSRGRVLAAKAVVVGVVTFLAGLLLGAVGAAVARPVLGEWGRVPLGGTVGDVVASAAYLALAGVLALGLAAALRGAVLTLTVLLALLMIVPLSLQEPGITVLTRIADAFPGVAGTHFLAGDTEPYPAAVGLLVLAGWAGAALALGRWALRRRDA; encoded by the coding sequence ATGACCGCGCTGCCCACCCGCACCCCGACCCGGCCGGCGTCCCGGCCCGCCCCCGCCCGCGGCCCGTTCACCGGCGCCGTGGCCGCCGAGTGGACCAAGCTCTGGTCGGTCCGGTCCACCTGGTCAACGCTGCTGGCCGCCACGCTGACCATGGCCGCCACCGCCGGCCAGCTCGCCATCTACGCGGTCAACGCCAACACCGACGACGACCCGGGCGTGAACCCCGGCATCGTCGACGTCGGCGAGGTGGTCACCGGCGCGCTGGACCTGACCCAGTACGTGGTGCTCGCCCTCGGCCTCTTCGCGATCACCAGCGAGTTCGCCACCGGCACGATCCGCACCACGCTGCGCTGCACCCCGTCGCGGGGGCGGGTGCTGGCGGCCAAGGCCGTCGTGGTCGGCGTGGTGACGTTCCTGGCCGGGCTGCTCCTCGGCGCGGTCGGCGCGGCGGTCGCCCGGCCGGTGCTCGGCGAGTGGGGCCGCGTCCCGCTGGGCGGCACCGTGGGCGACGTCGTCGCCTCGGCCGCGTACCTCGCGCTCGCGGGCGTGCTGGCGCTGGGGCTGGCGGCGGCGCTGCGCGGCGCGGTGCTCACCCTGACCGTCCTGTTGGCGCTGCTCATGATCGTCCCGCTGTCCCTCCAGGAGCCGGGGATCACCGTGCTCACCCGGATCGCCGACGCGTTCCCCGGGGTGGCCGGCACCCACTTCCTCGCCGGGGACACCGAGCCCTACCCGGCGGCGGTCGGGCTGCTGGTGCTCGCCGGGTGGGCCGGGGCCGCGCTGGCGCTGGGCCGTTGGGCGCTGCGCCGCCGGGACGCGTGA
- a CDS encoding ArsR/SmtB family transcription factor, translating to MVAIGLSAGGVARVRFALSCLWEVAAGVRVLRDPGRHAIHLPWANRVRPRLAEVGLLDGLLGQLVPPAPGYLPDFLTPPPAGLTPDLDQELAVLRATPPQTVRAQLDLCPGPRPAAVAALYADPDAGLRRLAEEIATYWRLAVARDWPRIRAVLDAEVFHRARRLAEDGAAGLLNDLHERVRWEGDALLISQRHCDAPDVPDGSGLVLVPSVFVWPSVLSIAAGDVPQLAYPARGVGGLWECPAEAPDALGAVLGRGRARLLAALDTPRSTTELARRTGLSPAGVSQHLTALRAAGLVVTHRQGRSLLSSRTAVAEALLGASA from the coding sequence GTGGTCGCGATCGGGCTGTCGGCGGGCGGCGTGGCGCGGGTCCGCTTCGCGCTCTCCTGCCTGTGGGAGGTGGCGGCCGGCGTACGGGTGCTCCGCGACCCGGGCCGGCACGCGATCCACCTGCCGTGGGCCAACCGGGTCCGGCCACGGCTGGCCGAGGTGGGGCTGCTCGACGGCCTGCTGGGGCAGCTCGTCCCGCCCGCGCCGGGTTACCTGCCCGACTTCCTCACCCCGCCGCCGGCCGGCCTCACCCCGGACCTGGACCAGGAGCTGGCGGTGCTCCGCGCCACCCCGCCGCAGACGGTCCGCGCCCAGCTCGATCTCTGTCCCGGCCCCCGACCGGCGGCGGTGGCCGCCCTGTACGCCGACCCGGACGCCGGGCTACGCCGGCTCGCCGAGGAGATCGCCACGTACTGGCGGCTGGCCGTGGCCCGCGACTGGCCCCGGATCCGGGCGGTGCTCGACGCCGAGGTGTTCCACCGGGCGCGGCGGCTGGCCGAGGACGGCGCGGCCGGGCTCCTCAACGACCTGCACGAGCGGGTCCGCTGGGAGGGCGACGCCCTGCTGATCAGCCAGCGCCACTGCGACGCCCCGGACGTGCCGGACGGCAGCGGGCTGGTCCTGGTGCCCTCGGTCTTCGTCTGGCCGTCGGTGCTCAGCATCGCGGCCGGCGACGTCCCGCAGCTGGCCTACCCGGCGCGGGGAGTCGGCGGCCTCTGGGAGTGCCCGGCGGAGGCCCCGGACGCGCTGGGCGCGGTGCTCGGCCGGGGCCGGGCGCGGCTGCTCGCCGCGCTGGACACGCCGCGGTCGACGACCGAGCTGGCCCGGCGTACCGGACTGTCGCCGGCCGGGGTGTCGCAGCACCTCACCGCGCTGCGGGCGGCCGGGCTGGTGGTGACGCACCGGCAGGGCCGGTCGCTGCTGAGCAGCCGGACGGCCGTCGCGGAGGCGCTGCTGGGCGCGTCCGCGTGA
- a CDS encoding TetR/AcrR family transcriptional regulator, translating to MTRRAAEIRLDALLRTACEVIAERGLANTRTADVAEAAGVSQALVFYHFATKDRLLAQAFAYAVEQDLNRLDTVVRSSAPPLTKLRRMLRLYAPTGRSTSWSMWIDGWAESLRTPELEKLSRRLDLRWRRDLATVITDGVTEGTFDCPDPAGAAWRISAVMDGLAVQLAVHERVITRRQIAEWVRLVAARELGLEPAQLD from the coding sequence GTGACGAGACGTGCCGCCGAGATCCGCCTGGACGCGCTACTGCGCACGGCCTGTGAGGTGATCGCGGAACGGGGACTCGCCAACACGCGCACGGCCGACGTGGCCGAGGCCGCCGGGGTCAGCCAGGCCCTGGTCTTCTACCACTTCGCCACCAAGGACCGGCTGCTCGCGCAGGCGTTCGCCTACGCCGTCGAGCAGGACCTGAACCGGCTCGACACGGTGGTCCGCTCCAGCGCCCCGCCGCTGACCAAGCTCCGCCGGATGCTCCGCCTCTACGCCCCTACCGGCCGGTCGACCTCCTGGTCGATGTGGATCGACGGCTGGGCGGAGTCGCTGCGCACCCCGGAGCTGGAGAAGCTCTCCCGCCGGCTGGACCTGCGGTGGCGACGCGACCTCGCCACGGTGATCACCGACGGGGTGACCGAGGGCACCTTCGACTGCCCCGACCCGGCCGGCGCGGCCTGGCGGATCAGCGCCGTGATGGACGGCCTCGCCGTGCAGCTCGCGGTGCACGAACGGGTCATCACCCGCCGGCAGATCGCCGAGTGGGTCCGCCTCGTCGCGGCCCGCGAGCTGGGTCTGGAGCCGGCCCAGCTGGACTGA
- a CDS encoding alkane 1-monooxygenase: protein MGTDTAPWRDTRKPLWPLALLVPALPFIAWSLWHATGAGWAWWLTPAVVFGVIPVVDLLIGDDRENPPEEVVPALQADGYYRWLTYLYLPAQYAALVLCCAVWTYGGLSWPAAAGLVATVGVVDGIAINTAHELGHKRETAERWLSRIALAPTGYGHFHVEHNRGHHTRVATPEDPASSRLGETFWAFWPRTVWGSLRSAWRLESGRLRLRGRSPWTWRNDVLNAWAMTVLLYAVLAVAFGPGVLVFLALQAVVGFSLLEVVNYLEHYGLARQRTAAGRYEKVDPRHSWNSDRTVTNVFLFQLQRHSDHHANPLRRYQALRSFDASPQLPAGYATMVVAALLPPVWRRVMDHRVLAHYGGDLELANVHPPARDRLRERRAAAAGPGALSPAGPAPDPARGPRRGGPTRRSAGG from the coding sequence ATGGGCACCGACACCGCCCCCTGGCGGGACACCCGCAAGCCGCTCTGGCCACTCGCCCTGCTCGTTCCCGCGCTGCCCTTCATCGCCTGGTCGCTCTGGCACGCGACCGGCGCCGGGTGGGCCTGGTGGCTCACCCCGGCGGTGGTCTTCGGCGTCATCCCCGTGGTCGACCTGCTCATCGGCGACGACCGGGAGAACCCGCCGGAGGAGGTGGTCCCGGCGCTCCAGGCCGACGGCTACTACCGCTGGCTCACCTACCTCTACCTGCCTGCCCAGTACGCGGCGCTGGTGCTCTGCTGTGCCGTGTGGACGTACGGCGGGCTGTCCTGGCCGGCCGCCGCCGGCCTGGTCGCCACCGTCGGGGTGGTCGACGGCATCGCCATCAACACCGCCCACGAGCTGGGCCACAAGCGCGAGACGGCGGAACGGTGGCTCTCCCGGATCGCCCTCGCGCCGACCGGCTACGGGCACTTCCACGTCGAGCACAACCGGGGTCACCACACCCGGGTCGCCACCCCGGAGGACCCGGCCAGTTCCCGGCTGGGCGAGACGTTCTGGGCGTTCTGGCCGCGTACGGTCTGGGGGAGCCTGCGCTCGGCCTGGCGGCTGGAGAGCGGCCGGTTGCGCCTGCGGGGCCGTTCCCCGTGGACCTGGCGCAACGACGTGCTCAACGCCTGGGCCATGACCGTGCTGCTCTACGCCGTGCTGGCGGTCGCCTTCGGCCCCGGGGTGCTGGTCTTCCTCGCGCTCCAGGCGGTGGTCGGCTTCTCCCTGCTGGAGGTGGTCAACTACCTGGAGCACTACGGGCTGGCCCGGCAGCGCACCGCCGCCGGCCGCTACGAGAAGGTCGATCCCCGGCACAGCTGGAACAGCGACCGCACGGTCACCAACGTCTTCCTCTTCCAACTCCAGCGGCACAGCGACCACCACGCCAACCCGTTGCGCCGCTACCAGGCGCTGCGCAGCTTCGACGCCTCCCCGCAGCTGCCCGCCGGCTACGCCACCATGGTGGTCGCCGCGCTGCTGCCGCCGGTCTGGCGGCGGGTGATGGACCACCGGGTGCTCGCCCACTACGGCGGCGACCTGGAGCTGGCCAACGTCCACCCGCCGGCCCGGGACCGGCTGCGGGAGCGTCGCGCCGCCGCCGCCGGACCGGGCGCGCTCAGTCCAGCTGGGCCGGCTCCAGACCCAGCTCGCGGGCCGCGACGAGGCGGACCCACTCGGCGATCTGCCGGCGGGTGA
- a CDS encoding sensor histidine kinase: MEAQPTPPAVRRRAGDLLLWAVVAAPVAYAGLTPPWPRHAVPLLVGSLALLGLAVAFGRRWPLAALLAVVLGSLVDGNFVFAIPVFSYLAGRRSAGAGRVAAGFAAVAVAGTAVNLGLLGTNPATWFLLASVLLFAGVFPWLLGRLRRQQRALAEAGARHAEAEERERRAAVERVRLRERARIAQDMHDSLGHDLSLIALRAAALELATDLPPAHRAAAGELRASVATATERLHDIIGVLREERSGSLRPAGESVAELVDGARDAGLSVELRSDPAAGDLPPLVAHAVHRVVREALTNAARYAPGAPVTVTVDRAGGEVAVSVVNGPAPNGPLPGPASHGSGLLALRERVRLAGGTLDAGPRGGGFAVAAHLPLTAPAAAADEADRPDGPALPTVAGPGTGRAGGLTSAAGEPDDGLRDGDGTGPADRPGDAARRLREARRRARRSLLVAFGAPAGLALVLALVYYPLATAGAVLDRSGYERLRLGEERDALGLPRRQADPPAGGAPAGCEFYTDGNFPFAEPTWRLCFADGRLVSKEKIAQ, translated from the coding sequence GTGGAAGCGCAGCCAACCCCGCCGGCCGTCCGGCGCCGGGCCGGTGACCTGCTGCTCTGGGCCGTGGTCGCGGCCCCGGTGGCGTACGCCGGGCTCACCCCGCCCTGGCCGCGCCACGCCGTGCCGCTGCTGGTCGGCTCGCTGGCGCTGCTCGGCCTCGCGGTGGCGTTCGGCCGCCGGTGGCCCCTCGCGGCGCTGCTCGCGGTGGTGCTCGGCTCGCTTGTCGACGGCAACTTCGTCTTCGCCATCCCGGTGTTCAGCTACCTGGCCGGGCGGCGCAGCGCCGGCGCCGGCCGGGTGGCCGCCGGCTTCGCGGCCGTCGCGGTCGCCGGCACCGCGGTCAACCTCGGGCTGCTCGGCACCAACCCGGCCACCTGGTTCCTGCTCGCCTCGGTCCTGCTGTTCGCCGGGGTGTTCCCCTGGCTGCTCGGCCGGCTGCGCCGGCAACAGCGGGCGCTCGCCGAGGCCGGGGCGCGGCACGCCGAGGCCGAGGAGCGGGAGCGGCGGGCCGCGGTGGAGCGGGTACGGCTGCGCGAACGCGCCCGCATCGCCCAGGACATGCACGACTCGCTCGGGCACGACCTGAGCCTCATCGCGCTGCGCGCCGCCGCGCTGGAACTGGCGACCGACCTGCCACCCGCGCACCGGGCGGCGGCCGGCGAACTGCGGGCCAGCGTGGCCACGGCCACCGAGCGGCTGCACGACATCATCGGCGTGCTCCGCGAGGAACGGTCCGGGTCGCTGCGGCCGGCCGGCGAGAGCGTGGCGGAACTGGTCGACGGCGCCCGCGACGCCGGGCTGTCGGTGGAGCTGCGGTCCGACCCCGCTGCCGGCGACCTGCCCCCGCTTGTCGCGCACGCCGTGCACCGGGTGGTCCGCGAGGCGCTGACCAACGCGGCCCGCTACGCCCCCGGCGCCCCGGTCACGGTCACCGTGGATCGGGCGGGCGGGGAGGTGGCGGTGTCGGTCGTCAACGGGCCGGCGCCGAACGGACCGCTGCCCGGGCCGGCGTCGCACGGCTCGGGGCTGCTCGCCCTGCGCGAGCGGGTCCGCCTGGCCGGGGGCACGCTGGACGCGGGCCCCCGGGGTGGAGGCTTCGCGGTGGCGGCACACCTGCCGCTGACGGCGCCCGCCGCGGCCGCTGACGAGGCCGACCGACCCGACGGCCCCGCCCTGCCAACCGTGGCCGGCCCTGGCACCGGCCGAGCCGGCGGCCTCACCAGCGCGGCCGGTGAGCCGGACGACGGCCTCCGGGACGGCGACGGGACGGGCCCGGCCGACCGCCCCGGTGACGCGGCACGGCGGCTGCGGGAGGCGCGGCGGCGGGCCCGGCGGAGCCTGCTGGTGGCGTTCGGCGCCCCGGCCGGTCTCGCCCTGGTGCTGGCGCTCGTCTACTACCCGCTCGCCACGGCGGGCGCGGTCCTCGACCGGTCCGGCTACGAGCGGCTGCGCCTCGGCGAGGAGCGGGACGCCCTCGGGCTGCCCCGCCGGCAGGCCGACCCGCCGGCCGGGGGCGCCCCGGCGGGCTGCGAGTTCTACACCGACGGGAACTTCCCGTTCGCCGAGCCGACCTGGCGGCTCTGCTTCGCCGACGGCCGGCTGGTCAGCAAGGAGAAGATCGCGCAGTGA